A genome region from Cucumis sativus cultivar 9930 chromosome 4, Cucumber_9930_V3, whole genome shotgun sequence includes the following:
- the LOC101221980 gene encoding 60S ribosomal protein L22 — translation MAITSLVALIFVSFFIASAFAQSPAASPSLSPTKSPSKAPSHNSPKSSPAVAPTPSSLKSPPSPPSSSPSTSPSPASSPASISSPPADAPAPSGMLGCCLADTPIEPYAKLRDTCDQIMIGQILLLIENLCSGTVLLYVAISLLGAARSKGSVEAEYRAMSLGIYIDVKLNDEGAEENQGKNDEEWIENGVAIGLEVVELNEAVLAGDL, via the exons ATGGCGATTACAAGTCTTGTTGCCCTTATTTTTGTGTCATTCTTTATCGCCTCTGCTTTTGCTCAATCCCCGGCTGCATCTCCCTCATTGTCTCCCACCAAATCACCCTCCAAGGCTCCATCCCATAACTCCCCCAAATCCTCTCCCGCGGTGGCTCCTACTCCTTCCTCCTTGAAGTCTCCACCAtctcctccttcttcttctccctcTACTTCTCCGTCTCCGGCCAGTTCTCCCGCCTCGATCTCCTCACCGCCTGCTGACGCTCCCGCTCCGTCAG GTATGTTAGGATGTTGTCTTGCTGATACACCTATTGAGCCATATGCCAAACTCAGAGATACATGTGATCAA ATCATGATTGGGCAGAttctattgttgatagaaaATCTATGTTCGGGTACAGTACTTTTGTATGTGGCAATCTCATTACTTGGAGCAGCAAGAAGCAAGGGTAGTGTTGAAGCTGAATACAGGGCCATGAGTTTGGGAATTT ATATAGATGTGAAGTTGAATGACGAAGGTGCAGAGGAAAATCAAGGTAAAAATGACGAGGAATGGATTGAAAATGGAGTCGCCATTGGTTTAGAAGTTGTCGAACTGAACGAAGCGGTGCTGGCTGGGGATTTGTAA